The Pomacea canaliculata isolate SZHN2017 linkage group LG14, ASM307304v1, whole genome shotgun sequence genomic sequence GCCACCTACCCGACGACAGACTAGGTGACAAGTGGGTCGACGAGAAATCAGTCCTCGTTAGAGGTACGTACCtaattttcttgctttgtaacttagtGATCAAGCGAGAAACTGCTGCTACTGTTGCTTCCATGatctcatttgtttgtttatcagGAGGAAAAATcggtttggttgttgttgttgttgccggGCACACACCACTGTGGTTATGCAGGCTGATAATGTCGCCTTCATAAACTGTAGGCAAAACCGGTTTTCATTCAACGCCATGAGGTTCGGAAGGGACTGGGCAGGTGAAGATAGGTCGTTATAATCTGAACACGGCAAAGGCCATCGACCGAACTGGTGTGAACTGTTCACTTGTAGTTCACCCACGACTATGAGCTTTTATTCTAAAGATTTTGTCAGCACACGTGTGTTATACGAGGGTGTATGAGAATGTGTCCGCAGTGAAGTAgactgggtgggtgggaaatgAAGGAACATGCGCGGTAGGGCGGAAAATGGGAGAAATTGATTttgattgatttgtttatttaagagtgtgctcgtgtgtgtgcgtgtgagcgtTTGTGAACGCATGAGAGATtgagcgagagaaagagtaaCAACGGAGTCAGAAACCGTTGAAAATGATTTCTGTATAGAAGTCCTCAAACTCGTTAATCCTCACTCTCCCGTTTGTCAGTAGTCCCGAACCCTCAggttgattaaaaatatttatttacacagatCTCACATATTTTCAAGTTCAGCCGACTTGGTAGTTTAGCTCCAGTAGCCTAGGTAAACACTGAGATGAGTGCTACAGGTAGGACAGGTGAGCTATTATccatatgtctatatatataacatCAAGAGGCGGCGTGTTGGACAAACAGGTTATGTGAATAGAACAGAACGGGAGGAGGTTAGATGCTTGTGGGTTGGCACACAGTGGAGGGGGATACAGGTCTCGACACATTGTGTGTGTCATCTGTCATAGTCTCTACCTTCTGAACTCTAAATGACAGGTTTATCGAGAAAACgtcacgagagagagagagacgataagaaagaaaaaaaaacatgggagTGTGTAGATTTTTGTTCCAcctttcttgcctttttctaaccacctctgtgtgtgtgtgtgtgcatgggttggtgtgtctgtgtgtgtgagaaagagaagagacgACATGTAAGAAATGCGTGGGAGTGTGTGACATTGTGTTCCATCTGgtctgtttttgtctgtctgtgtgtgtgtgtgtacgcgcgttcACGCATGTGCGATCTATATGTTTGTGCCAATTCGTGCAATTACATACATTCAGTATGTTGCTGCTTCTAATAACGATGATAATTTGATGTACGTGTCAATGTACGATAATGACCAGACTTCATTGTTGCATAGAGTAGGTATGTATGcgttttgtctgtgtgtgtgtgcacgctcgcgcgtgcgtgtgagagagacgCACGCGACagcaaaaacaataatgaaactGATCATTAATTCtagtaaacatttttctcgCTTCGATTAACCAAACTCCAGCTTGTACTATGTAAAACATGACTGCAACTATTCCTTATCGCCCATCATTTAGTCCCACTGACTCTGGGGTCAAGTAAAGGTGAAGGTGCAGGGTCGGGTATGTGAAAAGCCGAGCCGCCTCTTACATTCCTGATGATCTGGATACCCAGGCCTTGCAGTTCTTGCCTccagcaaacattaaaataagacaCCTGCACCGAAGCCAAGTGCACTGAGTTCAAAGCTACACATGCAGCAGATcttgcaacagaaaaaaaatgaaccatTGAGACGGGAGGTAACACACCTGGtggcacaaacaaacaaacaatggcCTGGGTGATACTCCTCCACGGAATTTCACTGTCCCTCACCTCCATGCCTACATAGGGAAtacatgtgtacgtgtgtgtgtatacgtgtgtgtgtgtgtaatgtgtgtattGTGTCTCACCTGTACTAATAATTCGCATCTCTGGTTCTCTGGACAGGCTGAGGAACAGTGGAGGGAGAAGCGATTGAAGGAACAGCTAACAATCAAGCATCATGGCCTCCACAGCACAGTTCCTGGCACAGCCGTCACATCTACACAACAACTCCACACACGCCCACTACAACGGCTTTTTGAATGTCTCATTAATGAACAACCAGGTGAGGACAGTTGCTGCTCACCTCCGTCTCAAAATATTTGGACAATATTTTGGTcaagtgaagaaaatatttttttcctattttatcAGTGGTCCCATCTTTTATAACACATTAGCAGTGTTTGTCAAAACTTTCATCCAatcttactttatttatttatttatttatttatttatttatttattaaactgCTGGTTATCTTTGTTCTGTTAAATTAATGTATCGTCATAGATTGTCTCAGCTGTTTAAAAATTCCTAATTTTGTCGAGCAGTTTCTTCCCCTCCTATCTTAATTTTAATGATAAAGTGATGGTTGAAGGGCTTGTCACACTGTACCACACCCAGCTGTTAACATTTTACGGAGGGACAGCCCCTTGTCTCCATGGTAAGCACGTGTCCTCGCCGAAACTAATCCCAGGACAGGAGTGGTCAAGTAAGACAAGAAGTCAGCAACGACTTAAATGTCGGTTTAATTACCTGGACACGCCCTCTGGCGACAGGCCAGGCCAGGCTGGTCCACATGCCTGACTGCAGCTCACGTTGATTGGGGAGACAACTCACCTGTCGTGGCTTCCAGCACACGGAGGGACAGCAAAGGAAGCTGGGGGACCTGTGTGAGTTCCGAGTGTCCAAGAAAAGgaattattttctcaaaaagaTTTCACCTGCACGCGCCATGGTGTCCACACCAAAGCAGTGTTTGAAGTTGTGCAAGCCATGGTGGTTTGTTGAGTTGACGGAGTTGTAGGATGTGCAAACCTTGAAGATGACGGTGAGCAAACTCCAGTCGTACGCTCGCGAGTTGAAGAAGTCCGCCACTTCCTACaaacgtcacgtgacgtttTACGAGGTAACAAGTTTTCTCTCAACTCACAGGTGTGTTTGGCTTGCTTGAAGTCACAAGTCAAACCTTGGGACACTGTGAAGTAATCCTGTAACACTGGACTACTTTGTGACACAACACGTAGCACGTCACCTGCGAGAACGCGAGACGTAACATGCTGTTTAATCACGTGGTGAAGGTCACAGGTCGACGTCCTTGAATGAAACAATTTCCCTTCTTTTATCTGGTGTTACTAAGGTCTTCCCGCggaagtttattattaataaactaCTCACGATGCCTTCAGAAACTCGTGTTTCAATCGTCTTTAGTCCTGCATGAAGCAGACTTACTCTTGTTTGGGTTTCTTGCTTCAACTTATTACTGCGGATTAGTTTTTTCGTGGATGTTTCTTTTGCAGTTGAGGTTTATCCCgtggaaatgtgtttttataaacGGTTTCCATTATTGTCATGTTGGAGAACTTCTAACGCCTTCAGCATCCCTCATTAAAATCATCATTGATCAAGCAGATAAAATTCAAAACACTTGTAGTTCCTcatcttctctttcctttccacCCATCACCTCCTTCTCTAGTTCGCTCTCATGCATAGACCAACACACAGACTCAAGCTAGCCCCAGAAAAACAGTTTCAGCTGCATCTCGAAACTTCACACTTCACTCTGTCACGTCACATTAGTATTAAACACACGTCATCACGCACACCAATCACACTGACACCAGGTGGCAGTCAGCAAACTACAGATACATGAGTTAGAATGCATGGTGTGGAGGTGTCGGACATGATGCCTGGAGCAAGGAGACAGGTCATGTCAGGAGTTTGTGGTTGCAGGAGACTGTACAGGATGACGATGCCGTCTCCGCGCGCACGGATTCCAATGCATCGACGTTCGCTTCCGCCGCCCGCGCCACCCCGACCTTTGAACTTGTGCGAAAGCCCTCCGTGACCTCGCAGACATTCCCGCTGTCGTCACAACACGATTACAAGATCGACATCTACTCCGTCGGCGTCATCATGGAGAGCAAAGTACATCCTCTTCTTACTccaatattcttttttctttctatccgctcttttgttttctctagtttaccttttcatttttgttatcatttcCTCCTTTTGTCTGCGTTAACCTTTAACTCTTCTTTCCCGTTGATGtttgcttcatcatcatcatcatcatcatcatcatcatcatcatcatcatcatcagtcatcaatGAAATATACTCCTGTGTTTCTTCAGATCACTGGCACCCGATTTGACCCGGAGCTTTTTCGGGTGGAGGCTGAGGCGCCGAGCGGCCGGGTAGTGCGCATGACAGGACATGGTCACTACGCCGCGCAGTTCACACCTGACGAGATAGGTAAGCCACCTACCATTAATAGCTGCTAGAGGAGCCTGGGGCTTatcttcagtttttaaaaattttacagttCAGCAGCTGACAAGCTTTGCTTCAGTGAAGCGAGAAAGTAAACCATGTACTGTGCTGGACATGGAGATGCTTGTAGACATGTACTCACACCCAGGTCCACGTGTCGGCAGGTCGTTGGCGAGTGTCCATGTTCTACGACAACCGCTTCATGGACGGCTGTCCCATCGACGTCTGCGACCCTTCTCAAGTGCGCGTGCGCGACCTTCGCGGTGGTCACGTGGGCAAACAACAGGCGTTCCACGGTGAGAAAGTCTTTTGAATTGTTCACTGCTTTCTCAATGTTCACATTATCTTTTCAGAGTTTGTAATACGCAGATATTAAACATTTGACTTGTTAATGTGAACAAATGTCTCTTTGACAGTGGACTGCACGGGTGCGGGTGTGGGGGACCTGGGTGTAGACATTCACACACGCCGGCAAGCGGGTACCGGTGCACCTGACTGAGACATCCACCCCCCGCCTTTTCAAGGTCGCCTACACCCCGTACGATCCGGGTCCTTATGAGGTCAACGTGCACTTTAATCGTGCGGAGGTCAGAGGTGAGCCTAACGATAATGACCAGCGAGTGTTTTCATTTGCAGGAGGATTTGTAGGATGGTCATCTTAACGTCCTTCTATCTAACGTTAGACAAAGTGTTTATATGAAAGTCAGTATTTATTTGTACTTAAGCAGAGAGCTGTCTAGACACCTCAGCCCATCAAAACGATGCAGATCTGATGATGTCCCTTACCAGTCAGTAAAAGAGAGGACATTTTAAAAGATGGTTGATTGTGACAAGTGAAGGGAAGAAGGTTTGGACATCTTGATCAAAGAGGAAATTAATCACGATGgcaatttatctttttttttcagattccgaCTTCCACTCCACAGACCCTGAGGAGAGGCAACGAAGGGCTGTCTTCAACACGAAAGTGGACTACCAGAGGAACGTAGTCATGATCAGCGCCAGCTGTGAGTTTACATGTCACTGTGTCACGAACTGTGTCATGAACTGTCTCCGAACTGTGTCATGATGTGTCGTGAACTGTGTCGTGAACTGTGTCATAAAGTTCACCCTGGGGCTCATTACTTTCATTTTGTAGTCAGCAGCCTGTCGTCCTTACTGCGAACaagttaaattttctttctctttcttcccttcccTGACACAGACCCTTTCGCTGGTTGCAGGTGACTGGGAAATAGACTACGTCACGGGAGGACCTTTTGTGGTGCACGTGACCGACTCATCCGACATCCTGGTGTATGGGATGAAGGACGGCACCGTGTGTAGCAGTCCAACGTTGATAGGTACGTCACTGTTACGTCACATTCTCACCTCAGCTTACTTCCAGCATCACCTGAGACTTATGTACCTGGTACTTAGAGAGaaatcattctttttttttctctctctctccagctgATTGCACGAAAGTAGGAGACGGGACCGTGACAGCGGATGTGACGTATAATGGTTTCCGTTTTCCATGTAAAGTGCGTAAAGATCGACCttgtgtgtatcacgtgagcTTCAAACCACGAGGTCCGGGCACATACAAAATCTGGATTTCTTATGACGGAGTTCCGGTGAAAGGCAAGTGGAGATATAAAACCAGTAGTCTGCTCAGAATTAAAAGCTAATTGTAGTCTGGACAGAAAGCTAAGATCGTGATGCCGGCATCTTGGAATCGTTTGTTATCCATGAAAGGACATGTTCTGCTTGCTGTTGAAACATTTCTGTTACATTGTaattataattgttattattcttttcCACCTTTATTAATTGGATGAATGTATGAATTGTTTGGTGTGTTAGTATTTTGTGTACGTGCAGATGCAGCAGCATGTACAAATAATAATGTAAGGTATGAAAAAATCTCAAAGAAGTGTGTTGCCTCCCCGTTGTGACGTGTGATTGAGTCTCACGATGTCTCGTCACATTTCATTTTACTTCTCCTCCAGGTTCTCCGTTCGTTCAGGAGATCGCAGAGCTTGGACGTCCCGTTGCCCATGGAGACGGTCTGTACCGCGGAGTCCCTGGACGACCCTTGACCTTCACAGTTGATCCCAGAGGGAACCCAGGCCCTGTAACCGTTGATATTGAAGGTAGGAACAAGCCTGTGTGATGATAGATCACATCACATCTGCTTTCCTTGCATCCACGAACTTTGTTCTCAGTATTGAACTATCAGTTTGCAAGTCACGTGTCATGTTGTAGGTCCCTCTAAGGACGTCCCCTGTCACCTGCAGCCCAAGTCGGACGGCACCGTGGAGGCCACGTACACCCCGTTTGAGAGAGGACAGCACCGGGTGGATGTGCGCGTGGAAGGCAAACCTGTTGAAGGTGAGAGGGTAAAACTCTATAAAtagtagtgtgtagtgtagtcTGGTTTGCGTGTACACGCGCGTGCGTGAATGTGTATGAGACAGAAAGAATGCCTAAGAAAATACTGAACTGAGGCATTTTTCTCAGTCTAGGACTacttatatatgacgtcattacaggAAGTCCATTCCAGCCTCTCATCGTTGACCCAGGAAGTGTACGTGTTTCCGGCGGCTGGCGCCCCTGGTGGACGACAAGGGTATTATTCCTCTGAGTGTCAACAAGGAAAAGCACCTGCCCTTTGACACGTCTGATGCTGGACCAGGTGAGTGCAAGATGAAAACAGAGACAgtcaatctttcatttgatgtTTAGGCAGTCAGGGGAGTTAATCAGCACCTGTGATGAGGTAGCCGTATACTGAGAAAGAATCTCAGTGAATGTTTTCATAAATTGAAAGATGGAAAAGTTGTCTGCCTTGTCAGATTTATTTACCAACTTATTATGACATCAATGTGTCGATAggtagagtgagtgagaaaaggAGTGAATGTTATAGTAATTTTGTCCACACACCTTGTCCATGCTCTTACAGGGGAACTAACTGCTGAAGTCAGGGGTCCACCGGGAAAAATCCCGGTTACCATCGATGCCAGAAATGACGGGAAGCACACAGTCGTCTTCACACCCAGGGAGGAAGGTACACGTGACTTTTATAACACTTCTGTGCTGACTGTGGAGATGACTATATCTACAGCTGTTCTAAGGGTAGATGACTGGCTCGTCAGTGAGGATGGAGGATAGTGTTTCGTCTATTACTGTCTTGAGAGGAGTTATCTCTGATAATGAAACACACGCTGATGCATTGTTAATGATGACAAACTAACAGGTAAACACTACATCGATGTGAAGTGGAGCGGCTTCCCTCTCACCAATTCTCCCTTCGAGGGCTTCGCGACCTACGAACCAGAACCTCTCCTTGCTCCGGAACGCgaaattgtctcccttagacAAATACCTCTCAGGTGATCCTCAGCTCCGTGCGTTCGTACTTTTTTTATAGTTGTATTTTATAACAATAGTATGTTCTTtctatataatatttttaattattcttataTTTCATCATCCCAGTTTCCTTTTATTAATGCCGATATCAGACATGCGACAAGTCCATGCAAGTGCTAAAAGTTGTCGGTTGCTCTTGCAGTTGGACAATATATCGTTCAAtctcatttaaaaattgaaatttttgaCTGTTAATAAATTCTATACTTTCACTCTTGTACTAGAAATATAATATGATGTccgtattttgttatttatttcgtATTTATTTAAGGAGCGGCCCGCATCAGGATCTGGCAGACAAGGACATTATTCCACTGAAGGTGGGGCAGCCGCGGGAACTTTCCTTCGACACCAGCCTGCAAGGACcaggtgtgtgacgtcacgggtggTCATTGTAGTAAGGGGACTGGGGACTGAGGGACCACTGTCAGCCATGTCCAAGCTGCAAGTCATTGTACAATACCAAACATTTACCCTTCTTCGGTACATCAATCCCTAAATGCTTATTATTGAGGGACCTGAGAACTTCAAAGCCACTTACAAAAATGTTATGTAAGAGACCGGACTGCAGTGGCTGTGTAACAGATGACCTTTGATGCTATTGCCAGACACAGGACCTTTTCAATCTTTTTGCAGGAAAACTAACAGGAACTGTTCGAGGTCCCACCCGGCAGATTCCTGTGGCCGTTGACAGTCGAGTTGAAGGCAGACCAACACTAGTCTTCACGCCGGAAGAAGaaggtttgtttctttgttctgtatTCCTTATCACCATTCTGTACGGAAACGATTATAAATGAACATCTTAAGACACGATACGTGTATCTCAACTGCTACATATAATAGAGGAATATAACATTTGACCTAAAAGTGTTACCGATGTCTTCCATCGAGAATTAGCAATTATTATAGTCTGAGACACACATGTCTATGGAATGGTGTCTGAAAATGTGACacttaatatcttttttaacACCCTTTTATGAAGAACATTATACgtggtggtgtgtgtatatatctattgtatgcaaaacaatatatataaaacgaaGGACCGCTCAAGGAATATTTGCTGCTTACAACATCTCCCAGGAAAGCACCTGATTCATGTCAACTGGAACAACACTCCCCTGGCCCAGTCCCCGTTCGTTGGCTTCGCCTCCCACGACCCTGAGCAGCCACCTCCAGTGTACCTGTCGGGGCTGGCTCCCACGTAAGTACTGTATACCTGCCCTTGACCACGCCATCAtgcgttatctccctttaagACATTGGGGGCCATAACTTTTCTCAGATGATAAGTTATGTGTATATCATATATTAGCAGCTTAATGGCGATTTCTTACGCGGTTATCCAAACTTACTGAGCCAggcaaatttaaaacaatttcccTTAGATTTCCAGAGATCGGGTTTGAGGTAGATAtagcattaaaacaaattttgtatttcgCGGTGACTTGTTCTCAAACGCAAACAAAAGCTATTTTGCTCTTTTCCACAGAAATAAGCGGTCATCTGGTGTGGACAAAGATATCATCCCTCTCCAAGTCACCAAGAAAAACAACTTCCGTTTGACGCCACTACGGCTGGACCAGGTAACAAGGGATAAACAATGGAGGAGGTGGTTAGTTAAATGTATAGTGTTATACAATGTGTAGGTTGagttatatatctatattaaaTAGCTCGTTTGATAGATAAAAAGACATGTAGGCTTATCTATCTATattcctgtctgtgtgtgtcacaggTCAGCTGACTGCAACAGTCCATGGTCCCACCAGACCAGTTCCAGCTGCAATACAAGACCATGGTAACGGCCGGCATGTGCTACACTTCACACCTGAGGAGGAAGGTACTGGACAGGATATTGTATCCTGACTTGTACAATAGTGTCATAGTGTCTCATCGCATTGTCTGCACTAAAGTGAATTACATACCTCAGAacacctttgtttgtttatttagcaACAGACCGTTTGATTAACATGCAGCTGTTACCCTGCGAACTTTTTTATAGGCTTATATTTTCATCACATGACTTGTTTACCTGGTATaggatttttttgtattcttccttttattttaccCAGTATAACTACCAGATTTGATACAATTTGCAAAAGATATTGCTGGATGTATTAGTAACAAGTCAAAGACAGGGATCATGGAAACGAAGGCGTTGATCTTTTTCCTGAGATAAAAATTATGTctataattttaataaagagaCTTTAACTCACCTCATTGCAACATTtgacagaagaaacaaatataagagATATTAACACGAAGCTGTCTTTAACAGGTAAACATGATATACATGTTAAGTGGAACGGAGTACCCATACCCCAGTCTCCGTTAATCGGGTATGCCGCCCCAGCTCCCCAACATGGCGCATACCCAGGCGGAGTGGCACCTGTCTACCTGCTGGACCACACACCCAGGTAGATGTTTGTAACGAATTTATCATTGGACTATACTGAtagttaataattattatcaatatataattaaattaaatttaacacgACATTGAAATTGTCTGAAGCAAACAATGtactttgtcacgtgacaacggTCACGTTCATTATCTAGAAGAACAttaatgatgatttttttatttgtcaggaACAAGCGAGCATCTAATGGCGATGAAGACATCATCCCTCTTCAAGTTCATCAGGAGAAGCAACTTCATTTTGATGCCACTAAGGCAGGACCAGGTAACAGTGCATAATATTCTAagatag encodes the following:
- the LOC112555568 gene encoding LOW QUALITY PROTEIN: filamin-B-like (The sequence of the model RefSeq protein was modified relative to this genomic sequence to represent the inferred CDS: inserted 2 bases in 2 codons; deleted 1 base in 1 codon; substituted 1 base at 1 genomic stop codon); the encoded protein is MASTAQFLAQPSHLHNNSTHAHYNGFLNVSLMNNQETVQDDDAVSARTDSNASTFASAARATPTFELVRKPSVTSQTFPLSSQHDYKIDIYSVGVIMESKITGTRFDPELFRVEAEAPSGRVVRMTGHGHYAAQFTPDEIGRWRVSMFYDNRFMDGCPIDVCDPSQVRVRDLRGGHVGKQQAFHVDCTGAGVGTWVXTFTHAGKRVPVHLTETSTPRLFKVAYTPYDPGPYEVNVHFNRAEVRDSDFHSTDPEERQRRAVFNTKVDYQRNVVMISASCDWEIDYVTGGPFVVHVTDSSDILVYGMKDGTVCSSPTLIADCTKVGDGTVTADVTYNGFRFPCKVRKDRPCVYHVSFKPRGPGTYKIWISYDGVPVKGSPFVQEIAELGRPVAHGDGLYRGVPGRPLTFTVDPRGNPGPVTVDIEGPSKDVPCHLQPKSDGTVEATYTPFERGQHRVDVRVEGKPVEGSPFQPLIVDPGSVRVSGGWRPXVDDKGIIPLSVNKEKHLPFDTSDAGPGELTAEVRGPPGKIPVTIDARNDGKHTVVFTPREEGKHYIDVKWSGFPLTNSPFEGFATYEPEPLLAPEREIVSLRQIPLRSGPHQDLADKDIIPLKVGQPRELSFDTSLQGPGKLTGTVRGPTRQIPVAVDSRVEGRPTLVFTPEEEGKHLIHVNWNNTPLAQSPFVGFASHDPEQPPPVYLSGLAPTNKRSSGVDKDIIPLQVTKKNNFRLTPLRLDQWNGVPIPQSPLIGYAAPAPQHGAYPGGVAPVYLLDHTPRNKRASNGDEDIIPLQVHQEKQLHFDATKAGPGHMTATVRGPTRPIPAEVHDRGDGKPTLLFTPEEKGKHDIHVKWNGIPTVQSPLIGYATPAPQNGVRPGGMAPVYLLGHMPSSESPTDTKDIIPLKVQEEKELPFDTSAAGPGVLTAAVRGPSRPIPVNVRDRGDGKPKVHFTPEEEGKHYIDVNWNGNGQPVDDIDIIPLKVNQEKQLPFDATDAGPGKLTAAVKGPTRNIPVHVDDLKNGRPTLRFTPEEEGELGILDILLERKHLIDVNWNNVPVPKSPFVGYATRDPELIVPSLTPPTLMLEGYPKSLQQQFFMYLLVFQRSYHHRSSRPSSIRSDREPLKVILRGRGLKEAEVDKPAVFHVDGTQATPGTPHARLDGVRTQIPVTTSPEGPQLYKCTYVPKVPGAYLLHVTWNDHPLRGSPFKVNVRAPEQPTLGRVHRPETAKPGKLVVTCTDPKGNLIPCRFLDNLDGSSSLKMTPNMPGPHIVDIQFNNQHIMGSPYIVDIKAPERHGRVRVWGPGIENGVLNNFQSNFWVDATGAGAGELRVRLMGPKGAFHVKMRKASQKEKLYQCFYDPVEAGIYTIYVQWSGXHVDGSPFTVLLANSDRELDMMSDIDRASSRGGAKKSNSPRDPAVHDFLY